The following are encoded in a window of Limibacter armeniacum genomic DNA:
- a CDS encoding DUF4381 domain-containing protein: MQQDPIQIGELIEPTPIGFSFGAPGWYVLLGLIFLIGSLVALRIWLQYKRNQYRRDALKHLKLMTTTYYVPTQSNQLAFETVMLLKRITAGLYGRRKVAALRGTQWTELLNKTCKEVSFTPEDAAMLDEILYRPDTVSIQGWVPTFVQKSKIWIRKHEV, encoded by the coding sequence ATGCAACAGGACCCAATCCAAATAGGCGAACTGATAGAACCAACTCCAATCGGGTTTAGCTTTGGTGCACCCGGTTGGTATGTCTTATTGGGATTGATATTCTTGATTGGGAGCTTGGTGGCATTAAGGATTTGGTTGCAATACAAAAGGAACCAGTACAGAAGGGATGCCCTAAAGCATCTAAAGTTGATGACAACGACTTATTACGTTCCAACCCAATCCAATCAGCTTGCTTTTGAAACAGTGATGTTGCTGAAACGGATAACAGCAGGTTTATACGGAAGAAGAAAAGTAGCAGCCTTACGAGGAACGCAATGGACTGAGCTGCTGAACAAAACCTGTAAGGAGGTTTCCTTTACCCCTGAAGATGCTGCCATGTTGGACGAGATACTTTACCGACCTGATACTGTCAGTATTCAGGGATGGGTACCCACCTTTGTTCAGAAATCTAAAATATGGATCAGAAAGCATGAGGTTTGA
- a CDS encoding VWA domain-containing protein, with amino-acid sequence MDEFHFIRKEWLWAMIPLLFLTVLTFFSFRERNRWQHLIAASLRPYMIRKGNRFASLGPLLTFLLGGILMVLALAGPSWQKKKVPGAKTEAVLLIGLDLSSSMLVDDLQPNRLERAKFKIQDLLDENPVARTGLFAFAGTSHTVVPFTSDYSIVKHYIETLEPRIMPVQGRNFEILMQVVDTLMQDLEAPSTLLLLTDELSADESSQLQDFVGNTPHSVDILLMATANGGKVPGLGRGKTVVAKPDMEVINGLSGNEKIRLHQLTLDSTDVRQIAKRVRKNLTFQQSDKEQEEWEDMGLWFLVPVLLIVLFWFRRGWVLQSLLPILFILGGCSAESPQADWWYTADYQGQLLYQEGKFEEAAEKFEDLSHQAAAYYKAGNYEAAAALYAMDSSANGDYNRGLALAKLGRYNEAMEAFDQAEEKDPALSQAATSKQQLEKAMIQMDSIARFDQKKGAKKEGSLKERKPESPDEELTSDTQTDELPKDGERATDEQETGIRKVKEMEDQDMVKDIEAEPSGGQQLLIQKAPADPAGFLQKRFRLQQKRYFKDVKQPKEQW; translated from the coding sequence ATGGATGAATTCCACTTTATAAGGAAAGAATGGCTTTGGGCGATGATACCCCTGTTATTCCTTACGGTGCTGACTTTTTTCAGCTTCAGGGAACGAAACAGGTGGCAGCACCTTATTGCGGCATCTCTTCGCCCTTATATGATCAGAAAAGGGAACCGCTTTGCATCATTAGGTCCTTTACTAACTTTCCTTTTGGGAGGAATCCTGATGGTATTAGCATTGGCAGGACCCTCATGGCAGAAAAAGAAGGTGCCCGGAGCAAAGACGGAGGCTGTACTGCTCATTGGTTTAGACCTTTCTAGTTCTATGCTGGTGGACGATTTGCAACCGAACAGGCTTGAACGGGCAAAGTTCAAGATTCAGGACCTGCTGGATGAAAACCCTGTGGCGAGAACAGGATTATTCGCCTTTGCAGGAACCTCACACACTGTAGTGCCCTTTACCTCAGATTACAGCATTGTCAAGCATTACATCGAGACTTTGGAACCCCGTATCATGCCGGTACAGGGCAGAAACTTTGAGATATTGATGCAGGTAGTGGATACATTGATGCAGGACCTGGAAGCGCCTAGTACGTTATTGTTGCTGACAGATGAGCTTTCCGCCGATGAGTCGTCACAGTTACAGGATTTTGTAGGCAATACACCGCATAGTGTGGATATCCTGTTGATGGCTACCGCCAATGGCGGTAAAGTGCCAGGGCTTGGCAGAGGAAAGACCGTTGTAGCCAAACCTGATATGGAAGTGATAAACGGACTGTCAGGAAATGAGAAGATAAGGCTTCACCAGTTGACGCTGGACAGTACGGATGTCAGGCAGATTGCCAAACGGGTAAGGAAGAACCTGACCTTTCAGCAGTCCGACAAGGAGCAAGAGGAATGGGAAGATATGGGGTTGTGGTTTCTGGTTCCAGTCTTACTGATTGTACTGTTCTGGTTTAGGAGAGGATGGGTGTTGCAATCACTATTACCAATATTATTTATACTTGGTGGATGCAGTGCTGAAAGTCCTCAGGCAGACTGGTGGTACACAGCTGATTATCAAGGTCAGTTATTGTATCAGGAAGGGAAGTTTGAAGAAGCAGCCGAAAAGTTTGAGGACTTGTCGCATCAAGCAGCAGCTTATTACAAGGCAGGTAACTATGAGGCAGCAGCAGCATTGTATGCGATGGATTCATCAGCCAATGGTGATTATAACAGAGGGCTTGCTTTGGCTAAGTTAGGCAGGTATAACGAAGCGATGGAGGCATTTGATCAAGCTGAGGAAAAAGACCCTGCACTTTCTCAAGCTGCTACCAGTAAGCAGCAGTTGGAAAAGGCAATGATTCAAATGGATTCCATTGCTCGATTTGATCAGAAAAAAGGAGCCAAGAAAGAAGGGAGCTTGAAAGAAAGAAAACCTGAAAGTCCCGATGAAGAATTGACATCAGATACGCAGACAGATGAGCTTCCTAAGGATGGGGAGCGTGCCACTGACGAGCAGGAAACAGGTATCAGGAAAGTGAAAGAGATGGAAGATCAGGATATGGTAAAGGATATTGAGGCTGAGCCATCGGGAGGACAGCAGCTTTTGATCCAAAAAGCACCGGCTGATCCGGCGGGGTTTCTTCAGAAAAGGTTCCGCTTGCAGCAGAAGCGGTATTTCAAGGATGTCAAACAACCGAAAGAGCAATGGTAA
- a CDS encoding BatD family protein, protein MVRFLIILVMVLASWSQVKAQAFATAYAYPKSVYQQQPFRVKVTVYTATWFTAPLEFENLQIPNAFILPFERTVSGMHNINGKQYAGLEFFYIVFPYEPGDYQVPPISIKAETPPEGSSTSRTVTVKTKPISFKVKEVPKDLKKENWMVANNVFISEKWNKPLDNLKVGDVLERAITISGRGTLPAFIPEVAMQKVDWASIYPKSPQLLDRRDDQNANGIRIETASYLLEKEGTFELPPEKVSWWNPYTKKISSKQTPPREVKVAANPNLGVLATMQDSLSNATDDSEEMKQGKTILGLPWWEVALLLLFGLLLLYYFFRLLKAIYTVFKVGKAEYRQSEAFYFDRLQYVKHKTADAFFKDFYQWWDRFRLENKKASFRHTPVIKSEEVQTYWERNEKIFANDSKGPIGDQEGFMREIKTLRTLGMNKSSKSSLLNHQQEWRIKNKGEE, encoded by the coding sequence ATGGTAAGGTTTCTCATCATATTGGTTATGGTACTGGCATCATGGAGTCAGGTAAAGGCGCAGGCTTTTGCAACAGCCTACGCTTATCCGAAGTCAGTGTACCAGCAACAGCCTTTTCGGGTAAAGGTAACCGTCTATACCGCTACGTGGTTTACAGCTCCATTAGAGTTCGAAAACCTGCAAATACCCAATGCCTTTATCTTGCCTTTTGAGCGTACGGTAAGTGGTATGCACAACATCAATGGAAAGCAATATGCGGGGTTGGAGTTTTTCTATATCGTATTCCCTTACGAACCCGGAGACTATCAGGTGCCACCTATTAGCATTAAAGCAGAAACACCACCCGAAGGAAGCAGTACATCAAGAACTGTTACGGTAAAGACCAAACCGATTTCTTTCAAGGTAAAGGAGGTGCCTAAAGACTTGAAGAAGGAAAACTGGATGGTAGCCAATAATGTCTTTATCAGTGAGAAGTGGAATAAGCCACTGGACAACTTGAAAGTCGGAGATGTATTGGAAAGAGCCATTACCATTTCAGGTAGGGGAACGTTGCCTGCTTTTATCCCTGAAGTTGCCATGCAAAAAGTGGACTGGGCAAGCATTTATCCCAAATCTCCCCAATTGCTTGACCGCCGTGATGATCAGAATGCCAACGGTATCAGAATCGAGACAGCCAGTTACCTGCTGGAAAAGGAAGGGACATTTGAGTTGCCACCTGAAAAGGTGAGCTGGTGGAATCCTTATACCAAAAAGATTTCCTCCAAGCAGACACCTCCTAGAGAGGTTAAGGTGGCAGCCAATCCGAATCTGGGTGTGTTGGCTACCATGCAGGATAGTTTATCCAATGCAACAGATGACAGTGAGGAGATGAAACAAGGGAAAACGATTCTGGGGTTACCTTGGTGGGAAGTGGCGTTGTTGCTGTTGTTCGGACTGTTGTTGCTTTATTATTTTTTCAGGCTGTTGAAAGCCATTTATACCGTCTTCAAGGTTGGTAAAGCAGAATACAGGCAAAGCGAGGCTTTCTACTTTGACAGACTTCAGTATGTGAAACATAAGACTGCAGATGCCTTTTTCAAAGACTTCTACCAGTGGTGGGACAGGTTCAGGTTAGAGAATAAGAAAGCATCCTTTAGGCATACACCTGTCATAAAATCAGAAGAGGTTCAGACCTACTGGGAGCGAAATGAAAAGATATTTGCCAACGATAGCAAAGGCCCTATCGGAGATCAAGAAGGTTTTATGAGAGAAATAAAAACACTACGAACACTGGGAATGAATAAGTCTAGCAAAAGTAGTTTGCTGAATCACCAGCAGGAATGGAGGATAAAAAATAAAGGCGAGGAGTAA
- a CDS encoding VWA domain-containing protein produces the protein MRFEFAYLWVFYLLPLPLLFYWLLPPLKQRRSALVVPFFERINVLLGEKPRKAAWVSRRNLMGWISLSLIWLLLLGAMASPQLVGKPEQKIKTARNFMVAADISKSMDERDWIVGGKRVSRWEAVKEVMGDFMETRESDKVGLILFGSNAYLQAPLTADLGTIKWLLNESEVGMAGQMTYIGDAIAYGLNILKKDSLEQKVMLLLTDGSDSGQGITPEDAAQLAKEDSVTIYTLGIGDPNQKGQELDEPTLKRVAEITGGQYFRAMDEHQLKQVYTILNELEPVEYEEEAYKPVTLLYKYPLAAAIGVALCFLLLRVLTRLLFHKES, from the coding sequence ATGAGGTTTGAATTTGCATACCTGTGGGTATTTTACCTGTTGCCATTGCCCTTACTGTTTTATTGGCTACTTCCGCCGCTGAAACAAAGGAGGTCAGCATTGGTGGTGCCTTTCTTTGAAAGGATAAATGTGCTGTTGGGAGAAAAGCCAAGAAAGGCGGCATGGGTCAGCAGACGTAACCTGATGGGGTGGATATCCCTTTCATTGATTTGGCTACTACTGTTGGGTGCAATGGCTTCTCCACAGCTGGTAGGGAAGCCGGAGCAGAAGATCAAGACAGCACGCAACTTTATGGTAGCTGCGGATATCTCGAAAAGCATGGATGAGAGAGACTGGATCGTTGGGGGAAAGCGTGTCTCAAGGTGGGAGGCTGTAAAGGAAGTGATGGGCGACTTTATGGAAACTCGTGAGAGTGATAAAGTAGGCCTGATCCTGTTCGGGAGCAACGCTTACCTACAAGCACCGCTTACTGCTGACTTGGGTACCATTAAGTGGCTCCTGAATGAGTCAGAAGTAGGGATGGCAGGACAGATGACTTATATAGGTGATGCTATTGCTTATGGACTCAACATACTCAAGAAGGATTCACTAGAGCAGAAGGTGATGTTGTTGCTGACGGACGGTTCAGATAGTGGTCAGGGAATTACCCCTGAAGATGCTGCTCAGCTAGCCAAAGAAGATAGTGTAACGATCTATACCTTGGGTATTGGTGATCCAAACCAGAAAGGACAGGAACTGGATGAACCCACCCTCAAGCGGGTGGCTGAAATTACAGGCGGTCAGTATTTCCGTGCGATGGATGAGCATCAACTCAAGCAGGTTTATACCATCTTGAATGAACTGGAGCCTGTAGAGTATGAGGAGGAGGCTTACAAGCCTGTGACATTACTGTACAAGTATCCATTGGCTGCTGCGATTGGTGTGGCGTTATGCTTTTTGCTTTTAAGGGTATTGACAAGATTACTTTTTCATAAGGAATCGTGA
- a CDS encoding bile acid:sodium symporter family protein has translation MLESLRLLDNLRLNFSPEGLTLLNIALSIVMFGVALEIKPAHFRSLIEQPKSILTGVFSQFLVLPALTFLLTLLLKDFITPSIALGMLLVASCPGGNISNFITNMAKGNVALSVGLTGIATVGAIFFTPINFSFWGQLYISFIESNQAEVLVRPLEIDPFEVFETVFLILGLPLLTGLVVAYKFPNITEKLVGPIKKLSVVIFAAIVVIALKNNFSYFMQYVHYLFIIVLLHNGLALISGFSVSTIFRLPSADRRTVTIETGIQNSGLGLVLLFNPEIFPVDLPTGGMACITAWWGIWHIISGLTIAWTWANHKRLTSKLATIVS, from the coding sequence ATGTTAGAGTCATTAAGACTATTAGACAACTTACGACTGAACTTTTCCCCAGAAGGACTTACGTTACTCAATATCGCACTATCCATAGTGATGTTTGGAGTTGCCTTAGAAATCAAACCGGCACATTTTCGGTCGTTAATTGAACAGCCTAAATCTATCCTGACAGGCGTATTCTCACAGTTCTTGGTACTTCCGGCGCTTACTTTTCTGCTTACCTTATTGCTGAAGGATTTTATCACTCCTTCGATTGCCTTGGGTATGCTGTTGGTTGCTTCATGCCCGGGAGGTAACATTTCCAACTTTATTACCAATATGGCAAAAGGGAATGTTGCCCTTTCAGTAGGGTTAACAGGAATTGCAACGGTGGGTGCTATATTCTTCACCCCAATCAACTTTTCTTTCTGGGGACAGCTATATATCAGCTTTATTGAAAGTAATCAGGCTGAGGTCTTGGTAAGACCACTGGAAATAGACCCGTTTGAAGTTTTTGAAACCGTATTCCTTATTCTTGGTCTTCCACTTCTGACAGGATTAGTGGTAGCCTATAAGTTTCCCAATATCACAGAGAAACTCGTAGGTCCTATCAAGAAACTGTCTGTCGTTATTTTTGCTGCTATTGTTGTTATTGCCCTCAAGAACAACTTCAGTTACTTTATGCAGTATGTCCACTACCTGTTTATCATCGTATTGCTTCACAATGGTTTGGCTTTGATTTCTGGATTCTCAGTAAGTACCATTTTCAGACTACCAAGTGCTGACCGCCGTACGGTTACAATCGAAACAGGTATTCAAAACTCAGGACTTGGACTGGTACTGCTTTTCAACCCTGAAATCTTCCCTGTTGACCTTCCTACTGGAGGGATGGCTTGTATTACAGCATGGTGGGGTATCTGGCATATTATCTCAGGGCTGACCATCGCATGGACATGGGCCAATCACAAGCGACTTACTTCTAAGCTAGCTACAATCGTTAGCTAG
- a CDS encoding DUF58 domain-containing protein translates to MSYPLEIVTSLEELLKLKYFIQRQVYLPKRTVHTILAGKHSSKLRGRGLDFEEVRAYVPGDDIRNIDWKVTARKGITYSKVYNEEKERPVFTVIDQQSGMFFGTQRYVKSVIAAQVAALSGFWTLKKGDRFGGIVFNDTELEFVSPKRSMSLIEHYLRLVTDYNQRLPEMPFRSVSVQRLNEVLHRTSMAVTHDYVLTIISDFSVMDQDTEQLLMSLSRHNDVILVHIYDPFEVALQDKPFIFSDGEYQTAWKHDKRKAGQLYNEQFTQLKTKLRDLLQKYGIPHLLLDTYSSAEQQLTELLKQS, encoded by the coding sequence ATGTCTTACCCACTCGAAATAGTAACCAGCCTTGAAGAGCTGCTTAAGCTCAAGTATTTTATCCAGCGACAGGTTTACCTTCCCAAGCGGACGGTTCACACCATCTTGGCAGGAAAACACAGTTCCAAGCTGAGAGGCAGGGGATTGGATTTCGAGGAGGTACGGGCTTACGTGCCAGGTGATGATATCCGTAATATAGACTGGAAGGTAACCGCCCGAAAAGGAATTACTTATTCAAAAGTGTACAATGAGGAAAAAGAACGGCCAGTGTTTACCGTGATTGACCAGCAGTCAGGCATGTTCTTCGGAACGCAGCGGTATGTCAAGTCTGTTATAGCGGCACAGGTAGCAGCACTGTCGGGCTTCTGGACCTTGAAAAAAGGAGACCGATTTGGTGGTATAGTCTTCAATGATACAGAACTGGAATTTGTCTCTCCCAAGAGGAGCATGTCGCTGATTGAGCACTACCTACGTTTGGTTACAGATTACAATCAGCGATTGCCAGAGATGCCTTTTCGATCGGTGTCTGTACAGCGTCTCAATGAGGTATTGCATCGTACCAGCATGGCAGTCACACACGATTACGTGTTGACAATTATCAGTGACTTTTCTGTAATGGATCAGGATACGGAGCAGTTACTGATGAGCCTTAGCCGACATAATGATGTGATACTGGTCCATATCTATGACCCTTTTGAAGTAGCATTGCAGGACAAGCCTTTTATCTTCTCCGATGGAGAATACCAAACAGCCTGGAAGCATGATAAGCGAAAGGCAGGACAACTATACAATGAGCAGTTTACCCAACTAAAAACAAAGTTGAGGGATCTGCTACAAAAGTATGGAATACCCCATTTACTACTGGATACCTACTCATCTGCTGAACAGCAGCTTACTGAATTACTAAAGCAGAGCTAG